A genomic stretch from Sporocytophaga myxococcoides DSM 11118 includes:
- a CDS encoding pentapeptide repeat-containing protein encodes MEGTLHQNKTFEKIIFTEKELRNREFEGCTFTGCDFLNSNLSGNTFTDCIFISTNFTMVKLQGTSLKNVHFKECKVMGVDFSKCKDFLFSVSFDNCMADYTSFAAKKMAKTKFINCSMKSAQLAGADLTSARFDNCNLDNAVFNKTILNGADFTTAYNFTIDPETNSLKKAKFSTNGLSGLLTKYDLLIE; translated from the coding sequence ATGGAAGGTACGCTGCACCAGAATAAAACTTTTGAGAAAATAATTTTCACCGAAAAAGAATTAAGAAACAGAGAATTTGAAGGATGCACTTTTACGGGATGTGACTTTTTGAATAGTAATCTTTCAGGGAACACATTTACTGATTGTATATTTATAAGTACTAATTTCACAATGGTAAAGCTCCAGGGAACCAGTCTTAAAAATGTCCATTTCAAGGAGTGTAAAGTAATGGGTGTTGATTTTAGTAAATGCAAAGATTTTCTATTCTCGGTCAGCTTTGATAACTGTATGGCTGATTATACATCATTTGCAGCTAAAAAGATGGCTAAAACAAAATTTATAAACTGCTCAATGAAAAGCGCTCAATTGGCCGGGGCGGATCTCACTTCTGCACGATTCGATAATTGCAATCTGGACAACGCTGTCTTTAACAAAACAATCCTCAATGGTGCAGATTTTACTACTGCCTATAATTTTACTATAGACCCTGAAACGAATAGCCTTAAAAAAGCAAAATTTTCCACGAATGGGCTTTCTGGTTTATTGACAAAATATGACCTGTTGATAGAATAA
- a CDS encoding SPASM domain-containing protein: MGKFHDSLNLLSSFKLKRIKNAFLVLFSFYYSRLLKKPHALGLPVSISFEPTTSCNLRCPECPSGLRSFTRPTGMLEAKLFENVISQMKDHLTYLTFYFQGEPYLHPDFLSMVKFAKSHRIYTATSTNAHYLNEENAKKTVESGLSRLIISIDGTTQETYQSYRVGGNLNKVIEGTKNIIKWKKELKSQTPHVIFQFLVVKPNEHQIDEVYALAKEIGVDEVRLKTAQIYDYEGGSSLIPEDSKYSRYYKDSSGKYKIKNSLDDGCWKMWHSCVITWDGKVVPCCFDKDAQHQLGTLELNTFREVWFGTSYNNFRQQLFQSRSQIEMCKNCTEGTKVWA, from the coding sequence ATGGGAAAATTTCATGATTCACTGAATCTGCTTTCCTCATTCAAGCTAAAAAGGATCAAAAATGCATTTTTGGTCCTTTTTAGCTTTTATTATTCCCGACTTTTAAAAAAACCTCATGCGCTTGGCTTACCTGTCAGTATTTCTTTTGAACCTACTACCAGTTGCAATTTAAGATGTCCAGAATGCCCCAGCGGCTTACGTTCATTTACCCGACCTACAGGGATGCTGGAAGCTAAACTTTTTGAAAATGTAATAAGTCAAATGAAGGACCATCTGACATACCTCACTTTCTATTTCCAGGGCGAGCCTTACCTGCATCCTGATTTCTTATCAATGGTAAAATTTGCCAAGTCTCATAGGATATATACAGCGACCTCCACCAATGCTCATTACCTGAATGAGGAAAACGCAAAAAAAACTGTAGAATCGGGCTTGTCCAGATTGATTATTTCTATAGATGGCACCACACAGGAGACTTACCAGTCTTATCGTGTAGGAGGAAATCTGAATAAAGTAATTGAAGGGACCAAAAACATTATAAAATGGAAGAAAGAGCTAAAATCTCAGACTCCTCATGTAATTTTTCAATTTCTGGTTGTTAAGCCCAATGAACATCAGATCGATGAGGTTTATGCCCTTGCAAAGGAAATAGGCGTTGATGAGGTGCGATTAAAGACTGCTCAGATTTATGACTATGAAGGGGGATCTTCCCTGATACCGGAGGATTCAAAATACTCCAGATATTATAAAGACTCTTCAGGAAAATATAAAATCAAAAACAGTCTGGATGATGGCTGCTGGAAAATGTGGCATTCCTGCGTGATTACATGGGATGGGAAAGTAGTCCCCTGTTGTTTCGATAAGGACGCACAGCATCAGTTAGGAACATTAGAACTAAATACTTTTAGGGAAGTGTGGTTTGGAACAAGTTATAATAACTTCAGACAACAATTATTCCAGAGCAGAAGTCAGATAGAAATGTGTAAAAACTGCACAGAGGGAACGAAGGTCTGGGCTTAA
- a CDS encoding transposase: MADEYGNLKLEELLKDENYGLEGEFCLTIVTNNDNFTLSKVDGKKIILTEAGKIVEDYLNQAEDHFSNITIKDFVIMPNCLHAVVEIDSNTRKRNFIVHDISRFEISFGLMVGRKNPFMLKGSVYHLISWFKAASLIELRKNVYEDFIWQSGYFDFKINDRSAQKKVKDYLKNSATTWPSVKDDPHAGIISYLSKK, translated from the coding sequence ATGGCAGACGAATACGGAAATCTGAAATTGGAAGAACTGCTTAAAGACGAGAATTACGGCTTGGAGGGCGAATTTTGCCTTACCATCGTAACGAATAACGATAACTTTACCCTTAGCAAAGTCGATGGTAAAAAAATCATTCTGACTGAAGCGGGTAAAATAGTTGAGGACTATCTGAACCAGGCAGAAGATCACTTTTCCAATATTACAATAAAAGACTTTGTAATAATGCCTAATTGTCTTCATGCTGTTGTGGAGATTGACTCCAACACCAGAAAAAGAAATTTTATAGTACACGATATTTCCAGATTTGAAATCTCTTTTGGTCTGATGGTTGGAAGAAAAAATCCATTCATGCTAAAAGGTTCTGTATATCATCTGATTTCATGGTTTAAAGCTGCATCATTAATTGAATTGCGCAAAAACGTTTATGAAGATTTTATTTGGCAATCCGGTTATTTTGATTTTAAAATCAATGACCGTTCAGCTCAGAAAAAGGTAAAAGATTATTTAAAGAATTCTGCAACCACCTGGCCTTCTGTAAAAGATGATCCTCATGCAGGAATAATATCATATCTTTCAAAAAAATAA